From the Rhizobium brockwellii genome, one window contains:
- a CDS encoding alanine racemase, which produces MSDLHTATENVLIDERVRGFPPGNPPLALAAIGKQGWKPYDGRMALPLISLDRQAFTHNVELMMAYVKSHGADIAPHAKTPMSTALAQALLAAGAWGTTVADIRQAAVLLKAGQRRLILANEIGGAAAARRLAALLGRYPAAELHIFVDSTALVHALRSAWHERADLPPLGLLVEFGAGRAGTRGVDAAEAILEAILAAETPAFRLTGIAAYEGAAATADAEETMRRIDALMAVTSDFLPKVRARIGDERPLLVTAGGSVFFDVVIARLSAAIAADPACRLVLRSGAIFFHDHGIYERGLAGLDARGGFRIGGETVSAAAAFRPALRVWAEILSRPEPRLAICGMGMRDVAMDQDLPRPLALYRNGAYLADLGNADVFRLNDQHAFVALADGSDVAVGDVIECGISHPCTCLDRHAILYGLDPDHSVTAAYLTSFG; this is translated from the coding sequence ATGTCTGACCTTCATACCGCGACGGAAAACGTTTTGATCGACGAGCGGGTGCGCGGCTTTCCGCCAGGCAATCCGCCACTTGCGCTGGCTGCAATCGGCAAGCAGGGATGGAAGCCCTATGACGGCAGGATGGCCCTGCCGCTGATCTCGCTCGACCGACAGGCTTTCACCCATAATGTCGAACTGATGATGGCCTATGTGAAGAGCCACGGCGCCGACATCGCGCCGCACGCCAAGACACCGATGTCGACGGCGCTGGCGCAGGCACTTCTGGCGGCAGGCGCCTGGGGCACGACGGTCGCCGACATCCGCCAGGCCGCTGTCCTGCTCAAGGCGGGACAACGCCGGCTGATCCTCGCCAACGAGATCGGCGGGGCCGCCGCTGCCCGCAGGCTCGCGGCCCTGCTTGGCCGTTATCCCGCTGCAGAGCTTCATATCTTCGTGGATTCGACAGCGCTGGTCCATGCTCTTCGTTCCGCATGGCATGAGCGCGCCGATCTACCGCCCCTCGGCCTGCTGGTGGAGTTCGGCGCCGGCCGCGCCGGTACCCGCGGCGTCGACGCCGCCGAGGCAATTCTGGAGGCGATCCTTGCCGCGGAGACGCCGGCCTTCCGGCTGACCGGCATCGCCGCCTATGAGGGTGCGGCGGCGACCGCCGATGCGGAAGAGACGATGCGTCGCATCGACGCGCTGATGGCGGTGACATCCGATTTCCTGCCGAAGGTGCGCGCCCGCATCGGTGACGAGCGGCCGCTCCTCGTCACGGCTGGCGGCTCGGTGTTTTTCGATGTGGTGATTGCCAGGCTTTCCGCCGCCATCGCAGCCGATCCCGCCTGCCGGCTGGTGCTGCGCAGCGGCGCGATCTTCTTCCACGATCACGGCATTTACGAACGCGGCCTTGCCGGCCTCGATGCACGCGGCGGTTTCCGCATCGGCGGCGAGACGGTTTCGGCGGCGGCAGCTTTCCGTCCGGCGCTGCGGGTTTGGGCCGAGATCCTGTCGCGGCCGGAGCCGCGGCTGGCGATCTGCGGCATGGGCATGCGCGACGTGGCGATGGACCAGGACCTGCCGCGGCCGCTGGCGCTCTATCGCAATGGTGCGTATCTCGCCGATCTCGGAAACGCCGACGTGTTTCGCCTCAACGATCAGCACGCCTTCGTGGCCCTTGCCGACGGCAGCGACGTTGCGGTCGGCGACGTCATCGAGTGCGGCATCTCGCATCCCTGCACCTGCCTTGACCGGCATGCCATCCTCTACGGCCTCGATCCGGACCATTCGGTGACCGCGGCCTATCTGACTAGCTTCGGCTGA
- a CDS encoding RidA family protein encodes MIQRYQKGSRMSQAVSYGGLVYIAGQVAEDRKADIKDQTRDVLGKIDALLKEAGIDRSRLIAVNVFLPAIVDFEAMNSVYDDWIDIENPPARACTEARLADPDLRVEMTAVAAL; translated from the coding sequence ATGATCCAGCGTTATCAGAAAGGTTCGCGTATGAGCCAAGCTGTCAGCTACGGCGGTCTCGTCTATATTGCCGGCCAGGTCGCGGAAGATCGCAAGGCTGATATCAAGGATCAGACCCGCGACGTGCTCGGCAAGATCGACGCCCTTTTGAAAGAGGCGGGTATCGATCGCTCGCGCCTTATCGCCGTCAATGTCTTCCTGCCGGCGATCGTCGATTTCGAGGCGATGAACAGCGTCTATGATGACTGGATCGACATCGAAAACCCGCCGGCCCGCGCCTGCACCGAAGCTCGTCTCGCCGATCCCGATCTGCGCGTCGAAATGACTGCCGTCGCCGCCCTTTGA
- a CDS encoding succinylglutamate desuccinylase/aspartoacylase family protein, with amino-acid sequence MHSGLVNPIDFSREGRQAGHLAIPYSIDRSPYYQIRIPVLRLKNGEGPSLLLMAGNHGDEYEGELQLGRLMRLLDVAEIRGAVTILPMANLPAVMAAKRCSPFDGSNLNRAFPGDPSGSPTARMAHFLEHELFPRHDVVLDLHSGGTSMAHLPCTLIERQADASRFERSVSLMRAMGAAHAFIADNGPTAPTSMGAAARAGTIGLSGEFGGGGTVTPATMGFTAAAIDRLLVTLGIVERPVLSRAQLTEPGPLQLLSLSRHSQGIYANRRGWFEPAAALGATVAAGDLAGWYHDLERPEQPEEELRFAESGIVISHRLHCDSQAGDCLIQVAEPIAS; translated from the coding sequence ATGCACAGCGGTCTCGTCAATCCGATCGACTTTTCGCGCGAGGGCCGGCAGGCCGGCCACCTCGCCATTCCCTATTCGATCGACCGGTCGCCCTATTATCAGATCCGCATTCCGGTCCTTCGCCTGAAAAATGGCGAGGGGCCGTCTTTGCTGCTGATGGCCGGCAACCATGGCGACGAGTATGAGGGCGAACTCCAGCTCGGCCGGTTGATGCGGCTGCTGGATGTCGCCGAAATCCGCGGCGCCGTCACCATCTTGCCGATGGCGAACCTGCCGGCGGTGATGGCGGCCAAGCGCTGCTCGCCCTTCGACGGCAGCAATCTCAATCGGGCCTTTCCCGGCGATCCCAGCGGATCACCGACGGCGCGGATGGCGCATTTCCTCGAACACGAACTCTTTCCGCGCCATGACGTCGTGCTCGATCTGCATTCGGGCGGCACCTCCATGGCCCACCTGCCCTGCACGCTGATCGAGCGGCAGGCCGATGCCTCCCGCTTCGAACGGTCCGTTTCACTGATGCGCGCCATGGGTGCGGCGCATGCCTTCATCGCCGATAACGGGCCGACCGCACCGACGTCGATGGGGGCTGCGGCAAGGGCCGGGACCATCGGTCTTTCCGGCGAGTTCGGCGGCGGCGGCACCGTGACGCCTGCGACGATGGGTTTCACGGCGGCGGCGATCGACCGGCTGCTGGTGACACTCGGCATCGTCGAGCGTCCGGTCCTGTCGCGCGCACAGCTCACCGAGCCCGGGCCTTTGCAACTGCTTTCGCTATCCCGGCACAGCCAGGGCATCTATGCGAACCGCAGAGGCTGGTTCGAGCCGGCCGCAGCCCTCGGCGCCACCGTTGCCGCCGGGGATCTTGCCGGATGGTATCATGATCTGGAACGCCCGGAGCAGCCGGAGGAAGAGCTGCGCTTTGCCGAGAGCGGCATTGTCATTTCCCACCGGCTGCATTGCGACAGCCAGGCCGGCGACTGCCTGATCCAGGTCGCCGAACCCATCGCATCCTGA
- a CDS encoding 4-carboxy-4-hydroxy-2-oxoadipate aldolase/oxaloacetate decarboxylase, producing MIHIKDIAERPSKADIDAVSKFSPATIHEAQGRRGALSSRLKPVDYRMKLCGPAFTVKCAPRDNIMLQLAINYAKPGDIIVVSAGEYEEAGSFGDVLANACLAKGIGGLVTDTGVRDTLQLRELGFPVFSLSVCIKGTVKETIAAVNDTIIVGGEIIHPGDIIAGDADGLVVVRRQEAQDVARLSQAREDAEAGYIAAYKQGKSVIEVSNLEPVLKAKGLVVDI from the coding sequence ATGATCCATATTAAAGATATTGCCGAACGGCCAAGCAAAGCCGATATCGACGCCGTTTCCAAATTTTCGCCCGCGACGATCCACGAAGCCCAAGGGCGCCGCGGAGCCCTTTCCTCCCGCCTGAAGCCCGTCGACTACCGCATGAAACTCTGCGGTCCGGCCTTCACAGTGAAGTGCGCGCCGCGTGACAACATCATGCTGCAGCTTGCCATCAACTACGCAAAGCCGGGCGATATCATCGTCGTATCGGCGGGCGAATATGAAGAGGCCGGATCCTTCGGCGATGTCCTCGCCAATGCCTGCCTGGCAAAGGGCATCGGCGGCCTCGTGACCGACACAGGCGTGCGCGACACGCTTCAACTGAGAGAACTTGGTTTCCCCGTCTTCTCGCTCAGCGTCTGCATCAAGGGGACGGTGAAGGAAACCATTGCGGCGGTGAACGACACGATCATCGTCGGCGGCGAAATCATCCATCCCGGCGACATCATCGCCGGCGATGCCGACGGCTTGGTGGTCGTGCGTCGCCAGGAAGCGCAGGACGTCGCCAGGCTGTCACAGGCCCGCGAAGATGCCGAGGCCGGCTATATCGCGGCATATAAGCAGGGCAAATCGGTCATCGAGGTCAGCAATCTCGAACCGGTGCTGAAAGCCAAGGGCCTCGTCGTCGACATCTGA
- a CDS encoding ABC transporter substrate-binding protein has translation MNWKCLTLTAAFAGMAAALPAQADQLDNIISAKTLRCATFADVPPFASPDPKTREMAGFDVDLCGAIAKELGVKAEIKPVSVEARVPEVKLGRVDITVANLAYTLSRAEQIQFSDPYYLAKEMLIVPADDAGKKKADYAGQRIASTKGSTSEMSIKLNKSDPLTFQDTASAYLAVQQGKARGMVANTMTTTKFVNESKSKGKEMRMIEEPMLYQPIGIGMAKDQPALTAKINEILRKLDTSGEINKIWDKWLGPDTEYKMTRTDKVVSLSELKFDPIP, from the coding sequence ATGAACTGGAAATGCCTAACCCTCACCGCCGCATTTGCCGGCATGGCGGCCGCTTTGCCCGCACAAGCCGATCAGCTCGACAACATCATCTCGGCAAAAACCCTGCGCTGCGCGACTTTCGCCGACGTTCCTCCCTTCGCTTCGCCCGATCCGAAGACCCGCGAAATGGCCGGTTTCGACGTCGATCTCTGCGGCGCCATCGCCAAGGAATTGGGCGTCAAGGCTGAAATCAAGCCAGTTTCGGTCGAGGCGCGCGTGCCCGAGGTCAAGCTCGGCCGCGTCGACATCACCGTTGCCAACCTTGCCTATACTCTGAGCCGCGCCGAGCAGATCCAGTTCAGCGATCCCTATTATCTCGCCAAGGAAATGCTGATCGTGCCGGCGGACGATGCCGGCAAGAAGAAGGCCGATTATGCGGGCCAGCGTATCGCTTCGACCAAAGGTTCGACCTCCGAGATGTCGATCAAGCTCAACAAATCCGACCCACTGACCTTCCAGGATACCGCCTCGGCCTATCTCGCCGTCCAGCAGGGCAAGGCGCGCGGCATGGTGGCCAACACCATGACGACGACCAAGTTCGTCAATGAATCGAAGAGCAAGGGCAAGGAAATGCGGATGATCGAGGAGCCGATGCTGTACCAGCCGATCGGCATCGGCATGGCCAAGGATCAGCCGGCGCTGACCGCCAAGATCAACGAGATCCTTCGCAAGCTCGACACATCGGGCGAGATCAACAAGATCTGGGACAAGTGGCTCGGCCCGGATACCGAATACAAGATGACGCGCACCGACAAGGTCGTATCGCTCTCGGAGCTGAAGTTCGACCCGATCCCGTAA
- a CDS encoding amino acid ABC transporter ATP-binding protein yields MTMSVSAQELQTIRLSQVCKSYGDYPVLKDIDAQVSRGEVVVICGPSGSGKSTLIRTINRLEEINSGSITLDGHNIHAAMRAKQLNALRSRIGFVFQNFNLFPHLSVVENVSMSPIRVKGVAPDVAEDKALKLLDRVGLADKARAYPGQLSGGQQQRVAIARALAMEPPVMLFDEPTSALDPEMVGEVLAVMKSLASEGMTMLCVTHEMGFARDVADRVWFIDAGQILEMATPEEFFNNPRHPRAQRFLADLRH; encoded by the coding sequence ATGACCATGTCAGTATCAGCACAGGAATTGCAGACGATCCGGCTTTCGCAGGTCTGCAAGAGCTACGGCGACTACCCGGTCCTGAAGGACATCGATGCGCAGGTCTCGCGCGGCGAGGTCGTGGTCATCTGCGGACCGTCCGGTTCGGGAAAATCGACGCTGATCCGCACGATCAATCGCCTTGAGGAGATCAACAGCGGATCGATCACGCTTGACGGGCATAACATTCACGCCGCCATGCGGGCAAAGCAACTCAATGCGCTGCGCAGCCGGATCGGCTTCGTATTCCAGAACTTCAACCTGTTTCCGCACCTTTCCGTGGTCGAAAACGTGTCGATGTCGCCGATCCGGGTGAAAGGCGTGGCGCCGGATGTCGCAGAGGACAAGGCCCTCAAGCTTCTCGATCGGGTCGGCCTTGCCGACAAGGCGCGGGCCTATCCCGGTCAACTCTCGGGTGGCCAGCAGCAGCGGGTGGCAATCGCCCGCGCCCTCGCCATGGAACCGCCGGTGATGCTGTTCGACGAGCCCACCAGCGCGCTCGATCCTGAAATGGTCGGCGAAGTGCTGGCCGTCATGAAGAGCCTGGCGTCGGAAGGCATGACCATGCTCTGCGTCACCCATGAAATGGGTTTCGCGCGCGACGTAGCCGATCGGGTCTGGTTCATCGATGCCGGCCAGATCCTCGAAATGGCAACCCCCGAGGAATTCTTCAACAATCCACGTCATCCCCGGGCGCAGCGTTTCCTCGCTGATCTCAGGCATTGA
- a CDS encoding amino acid ABC transporter permease — translation MIHDMIVIVQDYWLLLLIGQYPNGPLGGLANTLILSALSIAFAFPVSILFALARLSRSPLLRWPVTALVYFTRGVPLLMLILWSYFLVPLLTGADVPSFVTMLTTLVVYQSAFLSEVVRAGIVALGPGQMDAGRALGHGYLGAMRFIILPQALYNMIPSIISTFVSTIKDTTLGYVINVPDLTFAASQVNNQLLTQPFQVFLILAIVYFAICWTLTYFANRLERSITRRRAGLSNLPSAALVAPSKIISEQL, via the coding sequence ATGATCCACGATATGATCGTCATCGTCCAAGACTACTGGCTGCTGCTGCTGATCGGCCAATATCCGAACGGGCCGCTTGGCGGGCTCGCCAACACGCTGATCCTTTCTGCACTCAGCATTGCTTTCGCCTTTCCGGTCAGCATCCTCTTCGCACTGGCGCGGCTCTCCAGGTCGCCGCTGCTGCGCTGGCCGGTCACGGCGCTCGTCTATTTCACCAGGGGCGTGCCGCTCTTGATGCTCATCCTGTGGAGCTATTTCCTCGTTCCGCTGCTGACCGGCGCCGATGTGCCGAGCTTCGTGACGATGCTGACGACACTCGTGGTCTATCAGAGCGCGTTCCTGAGCGAAGTCGTCCGTGCCGGCATCGTCGCGCTCGGACCGGGCCAGATGGATGCGGGGCGTGCGCTTGGTCACGGTTATTTAGGTGCCATGCGCTTCATCATCCTGCCGCAGGCGCTCTACAACATGATCCCGAGCATCATCTCCACCTTCGTGTCGACGATCAAGGACACGACGCTCGGCTACGTGATCAACGTGCCGGACCTGACCTTTGCCGCAAGCCAGGTCAACAACCAGCTCCTGACGCAGCCTTTCCAGGTCTTCCTCATTCTGGCGATCGTCTACTTCGCCATCTGCTGGACGCTCACCTACTTCGCAAATCGCCTCGAGCGGAGCATCACGCGGCGACGTGCGGGACTTTCCAACCTTCCCTCTGCCGCCTTGGTCGCGCCATCGAAAATCATATCGGAGCAGCTATGA
- a CDS encoding amino acid ABC transporter permease: MSDFDLSAILGNPEYTAMLLHGIEMTFIIYACSWSMAMALALLLLALRLSPFRFGDPLVAAYVSYHRNVPTLVQLMLWYFGIFTLMPSGVAEWLAVHNAEAIFAVIGLGLCQAAYFSEDLRSGVRSVSPGQMQAARALGHGYVSAMRFVIMPQGVRNALPPLINHSVSLFKNSSLAVVIGASELTHAVKEIENLSFRTFEAYLIGTVLYLFFSLVIMSIGAYLSMRTDPARSARA; the protein is encoded by the coding sequence GTGAGCGATTTCGACCTTTCGGCAATCCTGGGAAATCCGGAATATACCGCCATGCTGCTGCATGGCATCGAGATGACCTTCATCATCTATGCCTGCTCCTGGTCGATGGCGATGGCGCTGGCACTTCTGCTGCTGGCGTTGCGTTTGTCGCCCTTTCGCTTCGGCGATCCGTTAGTTGCCGCTTACGTCTCCTACCACCGGAACGTCCCCACCCTGGTTCAGCTGATGCTGTGGTACTTCGGGATTTTCACCCTGATGCCGAGCGGGGTAGCCGAATGGCTGGCCGTCCATAATGCCGAGGCCATCTTCGCGGTGATCGGGCTCGGGCTCTGCCAGGCGGCCTATTTCAGCGAAGATCTTCGGTCAGGCGTGCGCTCGGTCAGTCCCGGCCAAATGCAGGCAGCCCGCGCACTTGGCCACGGTTATGTCTCGGCGATGCGTTTCGTCATCATGCCGCAGGGCGTGCGCAACGCGCTGCCGCCGCTCATCAATCACAGCGTTTCCCTGTTCAAGAACAGCAGTCTCGCCGTCGTCATCGGAGCCTCGGAACTGACGCATGCCGTCAAGGAAATCGAGAACCTCAGCTTCCGGACCTTCGAGGCCTACCTGATCGGCACGGTTCTCTACCTTTTCTTCTCGCTCGTGATCATGAGCATCGGCGCCTATCTGTCGATGCGCACGGATCCTGCCAGGAGTGCGCGGGCATGA
- a CDS encoding SDR family oxidoreductase yields the protein MPFSDYKTALVTGASSGIGAAVVERLRRENIEVHAVARSAEALQQLAARTGCIAHVIDVTDRQAMAELTRRVEFDILVNNAGVDRPKKFLEADEGDIDLIVDVNLRAVLHICRLVVPGMVARDRGHVINISSIAGAYNFGGNSSYHATKAGVSMLSNQLRIDAFGKRVRVTEICPGRVATDIFNHVHGDDPSIRERFIDGFELPQAADIADAIAFAIAAPVAVNIGHMEITPTLQVMGGLQTAKPQPVAKTDQSGEPSP from the coding sequence ATCCTCCGGTATCGGCGCAGCCGTGGTTGAGCGGCTCCGCCGGGAGAACATCGAGGTCCATGCCGTTGCCCGCAGTGCCGAAGCGTTGCAGCAGCTGGCCGCGCGGACGGGCTGCATCGCCCACGTCATCGATGTGACCGACCGTCAGGCCATGGCCGAGCTCACCCGTCGGGTGGAGTTCGATATTCTCGTCAACAATGCCGGTGTCGACCGGCCGAAGAAATTCCTGGAAGCCGACGAGGGCGATATCGATCTCATCGTCGACGTCAATCTCCGGGCGGTTCTGCACATCTGCCGGCTGGTCGTGCCCGGCATGGTGGCGCGCGACCGCGGACATGTCATCAACATCTCGTCGATTGCCGGCGCCTACAATTTCGGCGGCAACTCATCCTATCACGCCACCAAGGCAGGGGTGAGCATGCTGTCCAATCAGCTGCGTATCGACGCTTTCGGCAAGCGGGTACGGGTCACGGAAATCTGCCCCGGCCGGGTCGCCACTGACATTTTCAATCACGTCCACGGCGATGACCCCAGCATCCGCGAAAGGTTCATCGACGGCTTCGAACTGCCGCAGGCGGCCGATATCGCCGACGCGATTGCCTTCGCCATAGCAGCCCCCGTCGCCGTCAATATCGGACATATGGAGATCACCCCGACGCTGCAGGTCATGGGCGGCCTGCAGACAGCAAAGCCCCAGCCTGTGGCGAAGACGGATCAATCCGGGGAGCCAAGCCCGTGA